The following nucleotide sequence is from Paenibacillus andongensis.
GTGGACAGCGTCTAGATTTGCTTGGTGTTAAGAAAGAAGATCTTACTGCGATGTGGGAAGCCTTGGATATGCCGTCTGGATATGCTTACGGTAAAGCCCTACGGACGGTAAAAACGTGTGTGGGAGAAACTTTCTGCCGATTCGGTACGGGTGATGCGATGGGCGTAGGTATCGAGTTGGAGAAGCGTTTTGAACGCTTGAACACGCCTGCTAAAGTGAAGCTAGCTGTATCTGGATGCCCTCGAAATTGTGCGGAATCTGGGATCAAAGATTTAGGCGTCGTTTCGGTAGATGGCGGTTGGGAGCTTTATGCCGGAGGAAATGGCGGTGTGAAGGTACGTGTGGGTGACCTCTTGACAACTGTCAAGACAGAGCAAGAGATTATCGAATACACAGAAGCTTATCTGCAGTACTATCGTGAAACGGGTAAATATGGTGAGCGCACAAGCGAGTGGGTGCACCGACTTGGTATCGAGCATATTCGTGATGTGGTGGAGAATGAGGAAGAGCGCAAACAATTGTGTGCTCGTATGGATCTAGCGCTTTCGGTGACGAAGGACCCTTGGAAACAAGCGATTGATAGCAAAAAGATTCAACGTGACCTTTATGAAGTCGTAGAGCTTAACTAGAAAAAGAGGAAAGTCGGGAGGAGCAGACTATGAAAACACAAGAAGAGCAAATGATTTGGGTGCAGGCCGTTTCTTATGACGATTTAGCTGTTAACACAGGAAAAACAATTCGGTATCAAGGCGAAGAGGTAGCCCTTTTCAAGTTGAAAAGCGGCAAGCTTCAAGCCATCCAGAACCGCTGTCCTCATAAAGAGGGCGTCCTTGCAGAAGGCATTGTATGTGATGACCACGTCTTCTGTCCGATGCATGATCGCAAGATTCATCTCCCTTCCGGTCTTGTTCAAGCTCCGGATACGGGCTGTGTACAAACGTATTCAACGAAGGTTCATGAAGGAATGGTGTTTATTGGATTTCAGATAAACAAAGAATTAGCCTGCTAACGCTTCGCTGACCATAATAAGCACATTAAGATACATTTAGATTTCATAGAGAGCTTTATTATCGGGGGTGGGGTGCGTTGAAATCCGCATTATTGACATTACCTAAAGAACAACCCTCCTCCCATTGCTGCTTTTGCAGCATGCAGTGCGGATTGGAGATTATGCCGAGTGAGAAGACGTCAGGTCTCACGATTAAACCAAGCCCGAACTTTCCTGTGGCGACTAGCCGCCTTTGTCAGAAAGGATTGAATGCACTGGATCATGTGCTTCACTCAGAACGCATCCTCGAGCCCCTGGCAAGGGTCGAGGGTGAGCCGAGACGGTGGCAAACGGTAACCTGGAATCATGCGTTTGCTGACATTGCGGAGCGAATTAAAGGACTGCAAGCTGAGTATGGTCCTGACTCGATTGGCGTATACGGGGGCGGCTCATTAACCAATGAAGTTAGTTACTTGCTTGGTAAGTTTACCCGAGTAGCACTCAGGTCCAAATTTATTGATTACAACGGCCGATACTGTATGTCATCAGCAGCGGCGGCCAGTAATCAGGCATTCGGGATCGATCGCGGGATGACAATGCCTCTGACGGAAATTCCAAATGCGAAATATATCATTCTCGCAGGAACGAATATAGCGGAATGTCAGCCGACGATGATGCCTTATTTACTTGAAGCGAAGAAAAAAGGCGCCGTGATCGTTACGATTGATCCACGCAATACGATGACTTCGAAGACAGCGGATATCCATGTTCGTCTACAACCGGGATTCGACTCTGTATTTATAAACGGACTCCTACATGTCATGGTGGAAGAGAAACTCGTCCATCATCGATTTATTGAAGAACGTACGGTTGGTTTTGAACAATTGAAGGAGGCGGTTAAGCCGTTCACCCCAGCGAGAGTGGAGGAGCTAACCGGCGTTCTAGAAGCCGTAATTCGTACGATTGCTCGTGGATTCGCGAAGGCGGAGACGGGTATTGTCCTAACAGCACGCGGTTTGGAGCAGCAAGTGAACGGTGTAGAGAACACGCTGAATTACATTAATTTAGCCTTAGTCACTGGTAAAATAGGGCGCAAAGGCTGCGGCTACGGCGCCGTAACCGGCCAAGCAAACGGGCAAGGCGGACGCGAGCATGGGCAAAAGGCGGACCAACTGCCGGGTTACCGGTTAATCGAAGACCCAGCTGCGCGTGAGCATGTTGCCAAAGTATGGGGAATCGATCCGAGTGAGCTGCCGGGTAAAGGAGTTTCAGCTTATGAGCTGCTGCAGAAGATAGATGAAGGCGAGATCAAAGCCTTGATCGTCCTCGGATCGAATCCGCTTGTATCCAGTCCGAATAACCGAATGGTTGAGCGAGCGCTGCAGAAGCTGGAATTGCTCGTTGTCGTTGACATGTTTGAAACTGAAACGGCTCGTTATGCCCATTATATACTGCCAGGGTCATCCTTTGCGGAAGCAGAAGGTACGATGACCAATCTGGAAGGACGCGTGTTTCACCGCCAGAAAGCGATGGAGCTTCCGGGAAACAGCAGACTTGATTTCCATATTATTTGTCAGTTAGCGGATGCGCTAGGCCGGGGCGCCTATTTTCAATATGCGGGTATTGAAGATGTGTTTCGCGAGTTAGCAGCTGCTACAGCTGGAGGGAAAGCGGATTACAGCGGCATTACGTATGAGCGGCTTCAGGAAGAGAAGGGCATATTCTGGCCATGTCCAGCTCCTGACCATCCGGGTACACCGCAATTATTCGAGAATCATTTTAATCATTCCGATGGCAAAGCCAGATTGTTCGGTATTCAGCCGAAAATGCCGGCAGAACCTATCGATTCGGATTATCCCTACGTGTTGACAACGGGGCGGCTTGCGAATCATTATTTAAGCGGCGTACAAACGCGCCGCACGGAAGGTTTAAACAAGAAGGCTCCCGTTCCCGTCGCCGAGATTCATCCTTGGCTGGCGAAGCGAATTGGACTGGGAATGGATAACAAGATACGCCTTACAAGCCGCCGTGGATCCTTGGTTTTCGACGTTAAAGTGACAGAAGGTATTCAGCCTCGTACGGTGTTTGTACCCTTTCATTGGGGTGATGAGCATTCGATTAATGTATTAACGAATGATGCGCTGGATCCCACGAGCCGGATGCCTGAGTTTAAAATTTGCGCAGTAAAAGTAGAACGTGCAGAATAGACCGCAATCAGCTTAGTTGGCTTGGCCAAAGAACTAAGCGGGTGCGGTCTTTTTCTGCAGCTAATCGTGGTGGATGAGATATTACAAAGATTGCTTTTTTGAAAGCGAATAGACAGTAAGATTGGCGTATTCAGCGATTAGAGGAGCCATCTGGCGAAAGCCGATTTTCCCACCGGTAAGGGGCTTTCCGAATGTTTTTCCGTCATCTATCCAATGCCATACAGTCAGATCATTGATAGTGAATAGAATGTCACATCCCCATTTAAACAATTTCATCCGGTAGGGACCTTTAGCATCGGCAACGGACGGGATCGGATCACCGCCCTGAGAAACCAGATGAAAGCCATAGCTTTTGCGCAAATTGCATGTATGAAAACTCCGCTCCTCTTCTTCCTTGCGTCTAAAGTACGATACGTGGAAGGCATCAATATCCCCATGGTGATACTGGTCATACACGCCTGATCTTACGGAAAGCCCGCTATCAAACAAATCTTCACCACGGATACCTTTGGCGGCAAAAAACAAGATGCAAAGTCCCGGCTCATGAATCGGCCAAAAATCCCAAGTGATTGCGATGTTATCTGGAAATTCAATCGGACACCAATAAACAAAGTTTGATTTTTGCCCAAGCTTTGGATCAAGCTTATTTTCCATCCGCAAGCGATTCCGTGGAAAACTGACAGCGGCCTGTCCTTCCATTTTGAAATCCCGCACATCTTTTTCATCTGATAGAGGATTTTGATATAAAAGCTCTTCCAGCAGGAATATTTCATTCCAATCCATGTTATTCATACCCCCAATCATCAATTTCTAACTATCTTTGGGTCCAAACAAGGATATGAGGCTGCTCCAGTCTCCGCCCAACTCCTTCCAAAACCAAGAGCGCTGCTGTTCAGGGAGCAGCGAAGGCGGAACTCTGGAGTCCCAAGGCATTCGTGAGAACGGCCTAGGGTTAGATTTGGCTTCTTGAGGCTGGAAAGGAACTACTTTCAATTTACAGCCTGTTTCATCGAGTGCGATTTCAGGATTTCCATACTTGATGATCCAATTAACGGCTGCCTCTTGATGCTCATCTTTAACTTGCTGAAAGACGGGATCATCCGCCAAATCAACAAGCTCATGCGGATCGCTTAGGAGATGATATAGTTCTTCGTAACCGCCATTCTGATAAAAGAGATATTTCCATTCTTTGCTGCGGACATGGAGCATATAGTTGGGTGCCACATAGAATTCCGAACAGACGATATCTCGGCGAACCGAGGAAGGTTCCGTGAGCAGTTCTAATAAATCCAAACCGGGTCTTCCGTCATACTTGCGTTTCGCACTTGCCCGATTGACCAGCGTAGGGAAAATATCAAGCAAGGTAGTCAATTCATCACAGCGGGTACCCGGATGAATAACGCCGGGCCACCATGCTAACATCGGGATGTGCAAACTGCCCTCGTGCCCTAAGTTTTTAAACCATAATCGGTGGTCGCCAAGCAGTTCGCCATGATCCGATGTGAAGATAACAAGCGTATTGTCCGCCAGTCCCTCTTCCTCCAACGTTTGCATGATCCGACCTATTTGTTCATCGATAAACGTAATATTGGCATAATAATAAGCTCTGTTCGTTTGCACAGCATGCTCCGAATACAGATCGACTTCCATCGCTTGGCGATGTGACGCCAAATAAGGGTTTTTCGACGTTCCATCCTGTTCGGATACCCAAGGCCTCGGCATTTCATCTGGAGCATACAAATCCGTCAAGTGCGAAGGACAATCGAAAGGAGCATGAGGTTTGACGAAGGATGTCCATAAGAAAAAAGGTTGGTTAGAGGGTCTTTCCGATTTAAGCCAGTTTACCGTTCGATCTCCGCACCATTGTGTAATATGCAGCTCTTTGGGCAGGCCGTTAACAAGCGGCTTCAGTTCGTTGTAACCGATCTCGGGAGGTTTCTCCCAACCCCAAGCATCATGCTCCATCAAGTATCGATCATAATCATCAAAATGAATCTCCTGTATACTTCCTGCCGTACGCACGCCTCTCATTTCTTCCGATAAAATAAGATGATCCATGCCATACGTTTGCTCATCCGGTGTAAAATGCATCTTCCCGATCGCCTGATTGTGATATCCAGCTTTGGACAAATAAGCGGCAATCGATTCATCGGCAGCAACAGATGAGGCTGATTCATTATTGAACACATGCGTCTTTCCTGCAGCAAACCCCGTCATCGTACACGCTCTGGCAGGTGCACAGAGAGGGTAGGGGGTGATCGCGTTATCGAATACGGCCCCTTCCTGTGCCAACCGGTCCAAGTGCGGCGTTTGAATCGTTTTATTTCCGTATGCCCCTAACGTATCCCAGCGCTGCTGGTCTGTAAAAATGAGTAGTAGATTCGGCCGTGTCTTCATGTAACTGGCATCTCGGGTAAAGATTCGAATTCTGGCATATCGACCATGTACAAGTTACCGTATCCCGACATATCACTCGTAAACAGCACCTGCTTACCGTCCGGGCTTAGTCTCGGATGTACGTGAAGATTTTGCGTATGGAAACTTCCTCGGTGCTTACACAATATACGCGGGCCTTTGAATCCGGACCCGTCATTCCGCCATACCTGCAGCGTATCTTGAAATTGCTGGCCATGATAAGCGCTCGTTTGCTGGCCGTCACCAATGACAAGGGATAGATCATTAGAATGAACATGCATATTTTGAAAAGGAAATTCGTATTGCTGGATTTGACTGTTATCAAAAAGAACAGCCCCGATTATTTTCCCGGCGTGATCCTCAAGAGAATGGGTAAAACCATGGTAGCCGATATGAATACCGTCTGACATCCAATATTCATGACCGACATATTCATTCGGTTTCTTATCCTTTACCTTCCAATGGTGCCCGGTTATGATATCCAGCACCCAGATCCGATGATCAATCTGTTCCCAAGGCCCTTCATGGCAAAATGTCAGCAGATGCGCTTGCGTTGGAGACGTATTGACGTGGCCGATCCACAGCTGGTCCTCATGAAGCTTCATCACTTTCCCGTTGACAGGGGAAACTGCCATAATCATACTGTGCGGCTTCGCACGGAAATACGCCTCGAAGCCCAAGTAACCATTCTTGGTATCCATCGCGATGCTTTGAGTTAAGTCCTTGTTCAGACCGAAGCATAACCACAGTCCGTCTGCAGTGCAGCTCAAACTGCCGAATTTATATGTCTCAGGAACCGTAAAGAGAATACGTTCTTCCATCGTTCCCAGGTTGATTGCCATAATCGAATTGTCATAGTAAAAATAGGCCTCATGTCCGTCAGGATGAAGAAAAGTCCCTTGAATCCGAGATTCACGGCCGCGTTCCAAATCTGTTAATTGGGTCATCACTCCATCGTGCAAATCCATGCTGTACAGATTGGTAACATTCTCGCGGTCCGATCCAAAGATTAACTTTCCATCCCCATAAAACCCGTTATTCGTAAAATAAATATGGTGACTGTGCGAGCAGTGATTCGTTAGCTGAGTCACGGTTACGCCCGTTATCAAATCTGTATAACTGCGCCGTTCCGAAGGCCAAACCGTTCCTTTGCCGCCTTTGGCTCTTACCATTGTCATCGTTCTGCTCCTTTCGAGATAAAGTCCAG
It contains:
- the nirD gene encoding nitrite reductase small subunit NirD; the protein is MKTQEEQMIWVQAVSYDDLAVNTGKTIRYQGEEVALFKLKSGKLQAIQNRCPHKEGVLAEGIVCDDHVFCPMHDRKIHLPSGLVQAPDTGCVQTYSTKVHEGMVFIGFQINKELAC
- a CDS encoding molybdopterin oxidoreductase family protein, which encodes MTLPKEQPSSHCCFCSMQCGLEIMPSEKTSGLTIKPSPNFPVATSRLCQKGLNALDHVLHSERILEPLARVEGEPRRWQTVTWNHAFADIAERIKGLQAEYGPDSIGVYGGGSLTNEVSYLLGKFTRVALRSKFIDYNGRYCMSSAAAASNQAFGIDRGMTMPLTEIPNAKYIILAGTNIAECQPTMMPYLLEAKKKGAVIVTIDPRNTMTSKTADIHVRLQPGFDSVFINGLLHVMVEEKLVHHRFIEERTVGFEQLKEAVKPFTPARVEELTGVLEAVIRTIARGFAKAETGIVLTARGLEQQVNGVENTLNYINLALVTGKIGRKGCGYGAVTGQANGQGGREHGQKADQLPGYRLIEDPAAREHVAKVWGIDPSELPGKGVSAYELLQKIDEGEIKALIVLGSNPLVSSPNNRMVERALQKLELLVVVDMFETETARYAHYILPGSSFAEAEGTMTNLEGRVFHRQKAMELPGNSRLDFHIICQLADALGRGAYFQYAGIEDVFRELAAATAGGKADYSGITYERLQEEKGIFWPCPAPDHPGTPQLFENHFNHSDGKARLFGIQPKMPAEPIDSDYPYVLTTGRLANHYLSGVQTRRTEGLNKKAPVPVAEIHPWLAKRIGLGMDNKIRLTSRRGSLVFDVKVTEGIQPRTVFVPFHWGDEHSINVLTNDALDPTSRMPEFKICAVKVERAE
- a CDS encoding DUF1961 family protein; the encoded protein is MDWNEIFLLEELLYQNPLSDEKDVRDFKMEGQAAVSFPRNRLRMENKLDPKLGQKSNFVYWCPIEFPDNIAITWDFWPIHEPGLCILFFAAKGIRGEDLFDSGLSVRSGVYDQYHHGDIDAFHVSYFRRKEEEERSFHTCNLRKSYGFHLVSQGGDPIPSVADAKGPYRMKLFKWGCDILFTINDLTVWHWIDDGKTFGKPLTGGKIGFRQMAPLIAEYANLTVYSLSKKQSL
- a CDS encoding sulfatase family protein; amino-acid sequence: MKTRPNLLLIFTDQQRWDTLGAYGNKTIQTPHLDRLAQEGAVFDNAITPYPLCAPARACTMTGFAAGKTHVFNNESASSVAADESIAAYLSKAGYHNQAIGKMHFTPDEQTYGMDHLILSEEMRGVRTAGSIQEIHFDDYDRYLMEHDAWGWEKPPEIGYNELKPLVNGLPKELHITQWCGDRTVNWLKSERPSNQPFFLWTSFVKPHAPFDCPSHLTDLYAPDEMPRPWVSEQDGTSKNPYLASHRQAMEVDLYSEHAVQTNRAYYYANITFIDEQIGRIMQTLEEEGLADNTLVIFTSDHGELLGDHRLWFKNLGHEGSLHIPMLAWWPGVIHPGTRCDELTTLLDIFPTLVNRASAKRKYDGRPGLDLLELLTEPSSVRRDIVCSEFYVAPNYMLHVRSKEWKYLFYQNGGYEELYHLLSDPHELVDLADDPVFQQVKDEHQEAAVNWIIKYGNPEIALDETGCKLKVVPFQPQEAKSNPRPFSRMPWDSRVPPSLLPEQQRSWFWKELGGDWSSLISLFGPKDS
- a CDS encoding oligogalacturonate lyase family protein, with protein sequence MTMVRAKGGKGTVWPSERRSYTDLITGVTVTQLTNHCSHSHHIYFTNNGFYGDGKLIFGSDRENVTNLYSMDLHDGVMTQLTDLERGRESRIQGTFLHPDGHEAYFYYDNSIMAINLGTMEERILFTVPETYKFGSLSCTADGLWLCFGLNKDLTQSIAMDTKNGYLGFEAYFRAKPHSMIMAVSPVNGKVMKLHEDQLWIGHVNTSPTQAHLLTFCHEGPWEQIDHRIWVLDIITGHHWKVKDKKPNEYVGHEYWMSDGIHIGYHGFTHSLEDHAGKIIGAVLFDNSQIQQYEFPFQNMHVHSNDLSLVIGDGQQTSAYHGQQFQDTLQVWRNDGSGFKGPRILCKHRGSFHTQNLHVHPRLSPDGKQVLFTSDMSGYGNLYMVDMPEFESLPEMPVT